Proteins found in one Mycoplasma sp. 1578d genomic segment:
- a CDS encoding HAD family hydrolase — MENKYIFAFDLDGTLLKRDGTIDSFTQKAISFSASKGHYNVLATGRGILKVKHLVENKIIQDVHYAVCSNGSIIWDIKNNKTQIYGYLPQEVYYKVRKHALEHELLLNFDTDQLNGTIIATKNQNKYPAWMSKEERKRFKVFRELELEHCDHLSGLQTTKLLQMSLKSSKELWPIVTNKLKEELKGQAIVCLTNFNYTDINPIGISKYQGIKRLLDDLKLTNNNLITFGDSGNDCEMLINSRFGFCMSNGTQEAKDIAHKIIGDHESDTIGQTIYELINPTK; from the coding sequence ATGGAAAATAAATATATCTTTGCGTTTGATTTGGATGGAACTTTATTAAAAAGAGACGGAACAATTGATTCTTTTACTCAAAAAGCAATAAGTTTTAGTGCTTCTAAAGGACATTACAATGTCCTTGCCACAGGACGAGGAATTTTAAAAGTCAAACACCTAGTTGAAAACAAAATTATTCAAGATGTTCATTACGCTGTTTGTTCAAATGGATCAATAATTTGAGATATCAAAAACAACAAAACTCAAATTTATGGTTATCTGCCACAAGAAGTTTATTACAAAGTTCGTAAGCACGCATTAGAACATGAATTATTATTAAATTTTGATACTGATCAGCTGAACGGTACAATTATTGCTACTAAAAATCAAAATAAATATCCAGCTTGAATGAGCAAAGAAGAACGAAAACGTTTTAAGGTTTTTAGAGAATTAGAACTTGAACATTGCGATCATCTTTCTGGTTTACAAACTACCAAGCTACTTCAAATGTCTTTAAAAAGCTCAAAAGAACTTTGGCCAATTGTAACCAATAAACTCAAAGAAGAATTAAAAGGTCAAGCAATTGTTTGTTTAACCAATTTCAATTACACTGATATCAATCCAATCGGAATCTCTAAATATCAAGGAATTAAGAGATTATTAGACGATTTAAAGTTAACTAATAACAATTTAATTACTTTTGGCGATAGTGGTAATGATTGTGAAATGCTTATTAATTCTCGTTTTGGTTTTTGTATGTCAAACGGAACTCAAGAAGCCAAAGATATAGCTCATAAAATTATTGGGGACCACGAGAGCGATACTATAGGACAAACAATATATGAGTTAATTAATCCAACTAAATAA
- a CDS encoding thiamine pyrophosphate-dependent enzyme produces the protein MYKKQFTHKDFIANMRAVAIDGINNAHQGHIGMALGASEIFYSMVGEILKFSPSHPRWFNRDRFVLSAGHGSMGLYSLYHLMGLLTLDDIKAHKVLHSKTPSHPEIEKLDYIDASTGPLGQGVAMGVGMAYSNKYLSQQFNQKDLKIINHDVFVLCGDGDLQEGVALESLAFAGTNKLDSLILVHDYNNMQIDTSGTEVNNLDFEKFFQSLKFKTIILKNNRPETIIKAIKQAQKNSRPTYIQIPTIIAFGTKVANSPKGHNGILSPQATIEYKQGLGLTHTNEFEYDPQAYEYGTKLLKPRDNLYSRWEKKLAKYKKLYPQLHEQLLSVINKEKAFDFSDFKFVKTNVALRDYVDEIMKFMDKHHTNFLGGSADLRGATKVGFDSNRNIKYGIREFAMAAMNNGIALHSGLTTFGATFLVFADYAKAALRLGSIMELPNITVFSHDSYQVGGDGPTHQGVEQVTALRSIPNYLVFRPADENEVLNSFKYALALKQSPSAIVVTRQPLKSFNLQKDTFTPAYFIKQNDQAQINLLASGSELELVYKVSEQLEQEGIKANVVSVPCLQLMLKDQELMHSLQLNKLPNFAVEATNDPLWFKLAQLSKFDAHLAEYFGHSAPGDVVYELNGFTVENILAKVKVFYLNN, from the coding sequence ATGTACAAAAAACAATTTACTCACAAAGATTTTATAGCTAATATGCGAGCTGTCGCAATTGATGGAATTAATAATGCTCACCAAGGACATATTGGAATGGCTCTTGGTGCATCAGAAATTTTTTACTCAATGGTTGGAGAAATTTTAAAATTCTCGCCTTCACATCCAAGATGATTCAATCGTGATCGCTTTGTTCTTTCAGCTGGACACGGTTCAATGGGACTTTATTCACTTTACCATTTAATGGGATTATTAACTTTGGATGATATCAAAGCTCATAAAGTGCTTCATTCAAAAACTCCTTCACATCCAGAAATTGAAAAATTAGATTACATCGATGCATCAACTGGGCCACTTGGTCAAGGAGTTGCTATGGGTGTTGGAATGGCTTATAGCAACAAATATTTAAGCCAACAATTTAACCAAAAAGACCTTAAAATTATCAATCACGATGTCTTTGTTTTATGTGGTGATGGAGACTTACAAGAAGGGGTGGCTTTAGAATCACTTGCCTTTGCTGGAACTAATAAATTAGATTCGCTAATTTTAGTACATGATTACAATAATATGCAAATTGATACCTCAGGAACTGAAGTTAATAATCTTGATTTTGAAAAATTCTTCCAATCATTAAAATTTAAAACCATTATTTTAAAAAATAACCGTCCTGAGACTATTATTAAGGCAATTAAGCAAGCTCAAAAAAACTCTCGTCCTACTTATATTCAAATTCCTACTATTATTGCCTTTGGAACTAAAGTTGCCAATTCTCCAAAAGGACACAATGGAATTTTAAGTCCACAAGCTACTATTGAATACAAACAGGGGTTAGGCCTTACTCATACCAATGAATTTGAATATGATCCTCAAGCGTATGAATATGGAACTAAATTACTAAAACCTAGAGATAATTTATACTCTCGTTGAGAGAAAAAATTAGCTAAATATAAAAAATTATATCCACAATTACACGAACAATTGCTTTCAGTCATTAATAAAGAAAAAGCATTTGATTTTAGTGATTTTAAATTCGTTAAAACTAATGTTGCTTTAAGAGATTATGTTGATGAAATTATGAAATTCATGGACAAACACCACACTAACTTTTTGGGTGGTTCAGCTGATTTACGCGGAGCAACTAAAGTCGGATTTGATTCAAATCGCAACATTAAATATGGAATTAGAGAATTTGCTATGGCAGCCATGAATAATGGAATTGCCCTCCATTCAGGTTTAACTACTTTTGGAGCAACATTCTTAGTTTTTGCTGATTATGCTAAAGCAGCTCTTAGACTTGGTTCTATTATGGAATTACCAAATATTACCGTCTTTAGCCATGATTCATACCAAGTTGGGGGAGATGGTCCAACTCACCAAGGAGTTGAACAAGTAACAGCTTTACGTAGTATTCCAAATTACCTTGTCTTTAGACCAGCTGATGAAAATGAGGTTCTTAACTCATTTAAATACGCTCTTGCTCTGAAACAGTCTCCATCAGCAATTGTAGTAACTAGACAACCATTAAAATCGTTTAATTTACAAAAAGATACCTTTACTCCAGCATACTTTATTAAACAAAATGATCAAGCTCAAATCAACCTGCTTGCAAGTGGTTCAGAACTTGAATTAGTGTACAAGGTATCTGAGCAATTAGAACAAGAAGGAATTAAAGCAAATGTAGTCTCGGTTCCTTGTTTACAATTAATGCTTAAAGATCAAGAATTAATGCATTCATTACAATTAAACAAATTACCAAACTTTGCTGTTGAAGCAACTAATGATCCATTGTGATTTAAACTAGCTCAATTGAGCAAGTTTGATGCTCATTTAGCTGAATATTTTGGACACTCAGCTCCTGGTGATGTGGTTTATGAATTAAATGGATTTACAGTCGAAAACATATTAGCTAAAGTAAAAGTTTTTTATCTAAATAATTAA
- a CDS encoding PTS transporter subunit IIC, translating into MFLFIFVGVRLFINQPVLIYKGINDILIKNSKATLDSPVVFLYAPNAVIIGFISSFFAGIIGMFITIGLGKASLIPAIFLPRLVYTFS; encoded by the coding sequence TTGTTTTTATTTATATTTGTCGGGGTAAGATTATTTATTAATCAACCGGTACTAATATACAAGGGAATTAATGATATATTAATCAAAAATTCTAAAGCTACTTTAGATAGTCCTGTGGTGTTTCTGTATGCACCAAATGCTGTAATAATTGGCTTTATATCTTCATTTTTTGCTGGTATAATTGGTATGTTCATAACAATTGGACTTGGTAAAGCATCGCTAATTCCTGCTATATTTCTTCCTAGGTTGGTCTACACTTTTTCTTAA
- the plsX gene encoding phosphate acyltransferase PlsX — protein MYKYSIGFDVNGNDNGPREAYQAACEFAQANKDIKLVLVGDLKNTNIDNLPNNIELITNLNVPSDPKNIKQTLRENTSMNQMIDLYKQGKIDSLLSSGDSGSYISALTLKIGRLNGVSRPAFMPVANAINGQKFIFLDVGANLEVKSQWLEEWALLGSLFYKTMFNELFPKVTLLNIGVEDYKGSESVQQAHANLKTNPKINYVGFQETRDLFRGYFNVAIIDGYGGNLVLKSYEGAVLTLIDSLKSSINKNLKRKLGGLLVKSAFKDVMKILDYRNVGSAWVVGVKCLALKAHGSSDQKSYLSALNQLKDAMEKDLLNKMLKEIN, from the coding sequence ATGTATAAATATTCAATTGGTTTTGATGTAAATGGAAATGATAATGGACCAAGAGAAGCTTATCAAGCTGCTTGTGAATTTGCACAAGCTAATAAAGATATTAAATTAGTTCTAGTTGGTGATTTAAAAAACACTAATATTGACAATTTACCCAATAATATAGAATTAATTACTAATCTCAATGTTCCAAGCGATCCTAAGAATATTAAACAAACACTTAGAGAAAATACTTCAATGAATCAAATGATTGATTTATATAAACAAGGCAAAATTGATAGTTTATTATCATCAGGTGATAGTGGAAGCTATATTTCAGCTCTAACATTAAAAATTGGACGCTTAAACGGTGTTTCACGCCCAGCATTTATGCCTGTGGCTAATGCTATTAATGGTCAAAAATTTATCTTTTTAGATGTTGGGGCTAATTTAGAAGTTAAATCACAATGGCTTGAAGAATGAGCGTTATTAGGATCGCTTTTTTACAAAACCATGTTTAATGAATTGTTTCCAAAAGTAACACTTTTGAATATTGGTGTTGAAGATTATAAAGGTTCAGAATCAGTTCAACAAGCCCACGCGAACCTTAAAACAAATCCAAAGATTAATTATGTAGGATTTCAAGAAACCAGAGATTTATTTAGGGGATATTTTAATGTGGCTATTATCGATGGATATGGCGGAAATTTAGTGTTAAAAAGTTATGAAGGAGCTGTGTTAACGCTAATTGATTCACTAAAATCAAGTATTAATAAAAATTTAAAAAGAAAATTAGGCGGTTTATTAGTTAAGAGTGCTTTTAAAGATGTCATGAAAATATTAGACTATCGCAACGTTGGAAGTGCGTGAGTAGTTGGGGTCAAATGTTTGGCTTTAAAAGCACATGGCTCAAGTGATCAAAAGAGTTATCTTTCAGCATTAAATCAGCTTAAGGATGCAATGGAAAAAGATTTATTAAATAAAATGTTGAAAGAAATTAATTAA
- a CDS encoding DAK2 domain-containing protein, with protein sequence MSKNISGKQLADALLSGTNALLNAKNQIDALNVFPVPDGDTGTNMAATMNGARMNLMKVSEQNVAQVAAQVANDMLYEARGNSGVILSQIFKGFYQGIKDKKTLNCHDLTIAFSSAATRAYKAVFKPVEGTILSVIRETAEKLSQKYTKSEEEIENFFADAVTYARESCDNTPNSLKILKEVGVTDSGGEGLYKILWGISEYFLGRPVEKSDKSEDIANFISDSETYDGEFGYCTEFLIEINEPDKFDKDKFTKKIEKIANSLVIVQDDNLLKVHGHVLKPGNMLNIAQKHGEFIKIKSENMTLQANNSRAQSEEFAKAQAKSQRVTNAIISCNLGTGIIKIMQENGCDYIVEGGQTSNPSAQDLIEAIQAVNAENVFILPNNKNITLVAQQAAVATKNCNVHVIPTKTQIEGLTALFHYNPENKVKENLANIKSAIKGVGSGEVTIAVRSTKINSVRIKAGDYLAIANGKIIETSKNAIDAAKHIISKLMNKNREIVTIFYGDESCYEDAQEISNYINSKWDIEVEIYEGNQPNYHFLIGVE encoded by the coding sequence ATGTCTAAAAATATTAGCGGTAAACAGCTCGCAGATGCATTATTATCCGGAACCAATGCTCTTTTAAATGCTAAAAATCAAATTGATGCATTAAATGTGTTTCCAGTTCCTGATGGAGATACAGGAACCAATATGGCCGCTACTATGAATGGTGCGAGAATGAATTTAATGAAAGTGTCAGAACAGAACGTAGCCCAAGTTGCTGCTCAAGTGGCTAATGATATGCTTTATGAAGCAAGAGGAAATTCAGGAGTTATCTTAAGTCAGATTTTTAAAGGTTTTTATCAAGGAATCAAAGACAAAAAAACACTTAATTGCCATGATTTAACGATTGCGTTCAGTTCAGCGGCAACAAGAGCTTATAAAGCAGTTTTTAAACCTGTTGAAGGAACTATTTTAAGTGTTATTAGAGAAACCGCTGAAAAATTAAGCCAAAAATATACTAAAAGCGAAGAAGAAATAGAAAATTTCTTTGCTGATGCAGTTACTTATGCTCGCGAAAGTTGTGATAATACACCTAATTCTTTAAAAATTTTAAAAGAAGTTGGAGTCACTGATTCTGGTGGAGAAGGTTTATATAAAATCCTATGAGGAATTAGCGAATATTTTTTAGGTAGACCAGTTGAAAAAAGCGATAAAAGTGAGGATATTGCTAATTTTATTTCTGATAGTGAAACCTATGATGGCGAATTTGGATATTGCACTGAATTTTTAATTGAAATTAATGAACCAGACAAATTTGATAAAGATAAATTTACTAAAAAAATTGAAAAAATTGCCAATTCATTGGTAATTGTACAGGATGATAATTTACTCAAAGTTCATGGGCACGTTCTTAAACCAGGGAATATGCTGAATATAGCCCAAAAACACGGTGAATTTATTAAAATTAAATCAGAAAACATGACCTTACAAGCTAATAATTCACGAGCCCAATCTGAAGAATTTGCTAAGGCACAAGCTAAAAGTCAACGAGTGACTAATGCAATTATTTCATGCAATTTAGGAACTGGAATTATTAAAATCATGCAAGAAAATGGTTGTGATTACATTGTTGAAGGTGGTCAAACATCAAATCCTTCAGCCCAAGATTTAATTGAAGCAATTCAAGCTGTGAATGCAGAAAATGTGTTTATTTTACCGAATAATAAAAATATTACATTAGTTGCCCAGCAAGCTGCTGTGGCGACTAAAAATTGTAATGTCCACGTAATTCCGACTAAAACACAAATTGAAGGGCTTACTGCATTATTCCATTATAATCCTGAAAACAAAGTTAAAGAAAATCTTGCTAATATCAAAAGCGCAATTAAAGGAGTTGGTTCAGGTGAAGTGACCATTGCTGTAAGAAGCACCAAAATTAATAGCGTACGAATTAAAGCAGGTGATTATTTAGCGATAGCAAATGGGAAAATCATTGAAACTAGCAAAAATGCAATTGACGCTGCTAAACATATTATTTCCAAATTAATGAACAAAAATAGAGAAATTGTTACTATTTTTTATGGGGACGAATCTTGTTATGAAGATGCCCAAGAAATTTCTAATTATATTAATTCAAAATGAGATATTGAAGTGGAAATATATGAAGGAAATCAACCAAATTATCACTTTTTAATAGGAGTTGAATAA
- a CDS encoding AAA family ATPase: MKLIKIEAHGFKSFADPIILRFDGGIAGIVGPNGSGKSNINDAIKWVLGEQSAKELRGDEMKDVIFAGSKTTKPLDKATVTLTFENKDNLTSYEEDIISITRSLDRNKSLNEYFINGKLARHKDIKAIAMETGIGKSSLAIISQGTVSDIAQASDEQRRGIFEEAAGVSKYKFRKTESLRKLEKTDESLRVIQAHISELERQLVPLRKQAEKALIYKEKSNQLQNVEIAYLAQEIVRLDQYVSELNKELEGVEETKNDYKVKIEEYNTKITQRKVQQGELNKKISELSAKKNSTETRLNELKIIYNNETAHRNLIASGQVKANLHEKKEALQQAYLEEKQMLEHLIESQNEVQAKKEHTHQKLVQVNVEINELQTKINNLSRKKHEIETQIKILNAKKQSRSNLYKGVKTILDNAHNFKGLKGIVGDLIKVDREYASAIEAILASNIQHVVVDTSETAVKAIEFLKANNGGRASFIPLNSIKEKHIRDDYSLVVRNQLGFIGIASELVNVDEKYSVLNKFLLGNAIIVDNIQSANKISKIVEKKYLVVTKDGDIVRVGGIMSGGTKQESDDILGLEDKIFELQKLIPGINSLEQKNFNNLEQLKNQSINLQNYVTSYSNELSATAISIQHAQAKLDKIQSDFSLIGTDVTQINGEVINTTVERINQLDKELKNYLFELSANLQQKHKIDSEIEQLNELRNEANKLFSQLTQSFSNKLYSVEKSQDQLAQNRVRLSGFYNLTLENAIANYKLEIPTEKARELIDELRKEISALGNVNLDSIAQLEEVESKYDIYVSNRDELEEAKETVLNAIAELDKIIITRLTNIVNDVNVEFENVFRSMFGGGSAQVKFVDPNNVLESGISIYAQPPGKSVKNLKLFSGGEKSLIAISLLFAILKARPLPLCILDEVEAALDESNVVRYANYLQELKKQTQFIVITHRHGTMSRVDHLFGATMQNRGVTSFFSVKLSEAEKLIEQNKEQI; encoded by the coding sequence ATGAAACTAATTAAAATTGAAGCACATGGTTTTAAATCTTTTGCTGATCCAATAATTTTACGTTTTGATGGTGGAATTGCAGGAATTGTGGGTCCGAACGGTTCAGGGAAAAGCAATATTAACGATGCTATTAAGTGAGTTTTAGGTGAACAAAGTGCAAAAGAACTTCGTGGTGATGAAATGAAAGATGTTATTTTTGCTGGTTCAAAAACCACCAAACCACTCGACAAAGCAACCGTAACTTTAACTTTTGAAAACAAGGATAACCTCACTTCTTATGAAGAAGATATTATTTCAATCACTCGTTCATTAGACCGCAATAAGTCGCTCAATGAATATTTTATTAATGGAAAATTAGCCCGCCATAAAGACATTAAAGCAATTGCCATGGAAACTGGAATTGGTAAAAGCTCACTTGCTATTATTTCTCAAGGAACAGTTAGTGATATTGCTCAAGCAAGTGATGAACAACGCCGGGGAATTTTCGAGGAAGCTGCTGGAGTATCTAAATATAAATTCAGAAAAACTGAATCACTAAGAAAATTAGAAAAAACCGATGAGTCATTAAGAGTTATCCAAGCACATATTTCCGAACTAGAAAGACAACTCGTACCGCTTAGAAAACAAGCTGAAAAAGCTTTAATTTACAAAGAAAAATCAAATCAATTGCAAAATGTTGAAATTGCTTATTTAGCTCAAGAAATAGTGCGTTTAGATCAATATGTTTCCGAACTTAATAAAGAACTAGAAGGAGTAGAGGAAACCAAAAACGATTATAAAGTTAAAATCGAAGAATATAACACTAAAATTACTCAACGCAAAGTCCAACAAGGTGAATTAAATAAGAAAATTTCAGAGCTATCAGCTAAGAAAAATAGTACCGAAACTCGTTTAAATGAACTTAAAATTATTTACAATAATGAAACCGCTCATAGAAACTTAATAGCTTCAGGACAGGTTAAAGCTAATTTACACGAGAAAAAAGAAGCTCTTCAACAAGCTTATTTAGAAGAAAAACAAATGCTTGAACATTTAATAGAATCACAAAATGAAGTACAAGCCAAAAAAGAACACACTCATCAAAAATTAGTTCAAGTTAATGTTGAAATTAATGAATTGCAAACTAAAATCAACAATTTAAGCAGAAAAAAACATGAAATCGAAACACAAATTAAGATTTTAAATGCTAAAAAACAAAGCAGAAGCAATCTTTATAAAGGGGTTAAAACTATTTTAGACAATGCTCATAATTTTAAAGGATTAAAAGGAATTGTTGGTGATTTAATTAAAGTTGATCGCGAATATGCTAGTGCAATTGAGGCAATTTTAGCTTCAAATATTCAACATGTGGTTGTGGATACTTCAGAAACTGCGGTGAAAGCAATTGAATTTTTAAAAGCTAATAATGGCGGAAGAGCATCCTTTATCCCGCTGAATTCAATTAAGGAAAAACACATTCGTGATGATTATTCACTTGTGGTACGTAATCAACTTGGATTTATTGGAATTGCTAGTGAATTAGTTAATGTTGATGAAAAATATAGTGTCCTAAATAAATTTTTATTAGGGAATGCTATTATTGTAGATAACATTCAGTCTGCCAATAAGATCTCAAAAATTGTCGAGAAAAAGTATTTAGTGGTTACTAAAGATGGCGATATTGTTCGTGTTGGTGGAATTATGTCAGGTGGGACCAAACAAGAAAGCGATGATATCTTAGGACTTGAAGATAAAATTTTCGAATTACAAAAGCTCATTCCAGGAATTAACTCACTTGAACAGAAAAATTTTAATAATTTAGAACAGTTAAAAAATCAAAGTATTAATTTACAAAATTATGTTACTTCATATAGTAATGAATTGTCAGCAACAGCTATTTCAATTCAACACGCTCAAGCTAAACTAGATAAAATTCAGTCTGATTTTTCACTTATTGGTACTGATGTAACTCAAATTAATGGTGAGGTAATTAATACTACTGTTGAACGAATCAATCAACTTGATAAAGAGTTGAAAAATTATCTTTTTGAGCTAAGTGCAAACTTACAACAAAAACACAAAATTGATTCAGAAATTGAGCAGTTAAATGAACTGAGAAATGAAGCTAATAAATTATTTAGTCAATTAACTCAATCTTTCAGCAATAAACTTTATAGTGTTGAAAAATCGCAAGATCAATTAGCACAAAATCGTGTTAGACTTTCTGGGTTTTATAATTTAACATTAGAAAATGCCATAGCCAATTATAAATTAGAAATTCCAACAGAAAAAGCACGCGAACTTATTGATGAACTGAGAAAAGAAATAAGCGCTCTTGGAAATGTGAATTTAGATTCAATTGCTCAATTAGAAGAAGTTGAATCTAAATATGATATTTATGTTTCAAATCGTGACGAACTTGAAGAGGCAAAAGAAACTGTGCTTAATGCCATTGCAGAACTTGATAAAATTATTATTACTCGTTTAACTAATATTGTTAATGATGTTAATGTCGAATTTGAAAATGTGTTTAGATCAATGTTCGGTGGAGGAAGTGCTCAAGTAAAATTTGTTGACCCGAATAATGTGCTTGAAAGTGGAATTTCTATTTATGCACAACCCCCAGGAAAAAGCGTTAAAAATCTTAAACTTTTCTCTGGTGGAGAAAAATCACTAATTGCTATTTCACTATTATTTGCCATTTTGAAAGCTCGCCCATTACCGCTTTGCATTTTAGACGAAGTTGAAGCAGCACTTGATGAATCAAATGTGGTCAGATATGCAAACTACTTACAAGAACTCAAGAAACAAACTCAATTCATCGTTATTACACACCGTCATGGAACTATGTCAAGAGTTGACCATTTATTTGGAGCAACCATGCAAAATCGTGGAGTGACTAGTTTCTTTTCAGTCAAATTATCTGAAGCTGAAAAATTAATTGAACAAAATAAAGAGCAAATATAA
- the rnc gene encoding ribonuclease III, translated as MNIMKAKSLEEFLKFHQIKPKNIKLYFCAISHSSYVALRKGLNNYEQLEFLGDSILNFLSSEYIFLKYTNLEPGKQTRVRSAAVRTETLAELSEKLGLVDILKTGYKQTANDVKNSLKVKADVFESILGAIYLDQGIDEARKFVEKYIFPVIDKVHAQSNKDSKTILQEYIQSFSKDGVTYNVSQNSDKKFLAKVIHDKQIFGVGIGNSKKEAEQVAAQDALSKLK; from the coding sequence ATGAATATTATGAAAGCTAAATCACTTGAAGAATTTTTAAAATTTCATCAAATTAAACCTAAAAATATTAAGTTATATTTTTGTGCAATTTCACACTCTTCATATGTTGCATTACGCAAAGGGCTAAACAATTACGAACAGCTTGAATTTTTAGGAGATTCAATCTTAAATTTTTTATCAAGTGAATATATTTTTCTTAAATACACTAATTTAGAACCAGGAAAACAAACTCGGGTTCGATCAGCAGCTGTTCGAACTGAAACATTAGCAGAATTATCCGAAAAATTGGGACTAGTGGATATTTTAAAAACTGGATATAAACAAACAGCAAATGATGTCAAAAATTCACTCAAAGTTAAAGCTGATGTTTTTGAATCTATACTTGGAGCCATTTACTTAGACCAGGGAATTGATGAAGCGAGAAAATTTGTGGAAAAATACATTTTTCCAGTGATTGATAAGGTTCACGCTCAAAGCAACAAAGATTCAAAAACAATATTACAAGAATATATTCAGAGCTTTTCAAAAGACGGTGTGACATACAATGTGTCTCAAAATAGTGATAAAAAATTTTTGGCCAAAGTTATTCATGATAAACAAATATTTGGGGTTGGAATTGGAAACTCAAAAAAAGAAGCTGAACAAGTTGCAGCTCAAGATGCTTTGAGTAAATTAAAATAA
- the lysS gene encoding lysine--tRNA ligase has protein sequence METKLSEQEQIRRNKLKHYQQMGINPFVQATQLQKLTYSNQIIEQNLEFTKEQLEQKEIPYAITGRILTMRGPFILIKDYHGKIQVYFNKKQHQQLAELVDTFDLGDIIYVQGIAMKTHTGEVTLKAKEIKLLSKALKPLPDKYHGLSDVEERYRHRYVDLIVNPDSVNTFWTRSKIISAIRSYFDNLEYMEVETPFLHDYLSGASAKPFKTHHNALDQDYFLRIATEIPLKKLLVGGIDRVYEIGKIFRNEGIDTTHNPEFTSIEFYEAYSNLQGMMERTEELIKSIAYKLNKQKVINRGVEIDLTKPFNRINMIDAVSKATGTDFRNISFEQAVQIAQKHNIKVEKFFKLGHIINELFEVLIEQTLIQPTFVYGHPIEISPLTAKSQDPRFTERAELFINTKEYANMYTELSDPIDQLERFKEQLNEKNNGNDEASDIDWDFVEALEYGFPPAGGCGIGIDRITMLLTEKDSIRDVLLFPTMKRKLNGK, from the coding sequence ATGGAGACCAAACTGAGTGAACAAGAACAAATCAGAAGAAATAAATTAAAACACTATCAACAAATGGGTATTAATCCATTTGTTCAGGCTACTCAATTACAAAAATTAACTTATTCAAACCAAATTATTGAACAAAATCTTGAATTTACTAAAGAACAACTTGAACAAAAAGAGATTCCTTACGCTATTACTGGGAGAATTTTGACCATGAGAGGTCCTTTTATTTTAATTAAGGACTATCATGGAAAAATTCAAGTTTATTTTAATAAAAAGCAACATCAACAGCTGGCTGAGCTTGTTGATACTTTTGATTTAGGGGATATTATTTATGTTCAAGGTATAGCCATGAAAACTCACACTGGCGAAGTTACTCTTAAAGCTAAAGAAATTAAATTGCTCAGCAAAGCACTTAAACCACTTCCTGATAAATATCATGGATTATCTGATGTAGAAGAAAGATATAGACATAGATATGTGGATTTAATTGTTAATCCAGATAGCGTCAATACTTTTTGAACAAGAAGTAAAATCATTAGCGCGATTCGCTCATATTTTGATAATTTAGAATACATGGAAGTTGAAACTCCATTTTTACACGATTATTTATCTGGAGCAAGTGCTAAACCATTTAAAACTCATCATAATGCTCTTGATCAAGACTATTTTTTACGAATTGCTACAGAAATTCCACTTAAGAAACTTCTTGTTGGTGGAATTGATCGTGTTTATGAAATTGGTAAAATCTTCCGTAATGAAGGAATTGACACCACTCACAATCCTGAATTTACTTCAATTGAGTTTTATGAAGCTTATTCAAATCTACAAGGTATGATGGAGCGTACTGAAGAATTAATTAAATCTATTGCTTACAAACTTAATAAGCAAAAAGTGATTAATCGTGGCGTAGAAATTGATCTCACTAAACCATTTAATCGCATAAACATGATTGATGCTGTATCTAAAGCTACAGGCACAGATTTTCGTAACATTAGCTTTGAACAAGCTGTTCAAATTGCTCAAAAACACAATATTAAAGTTGAAAAATTCTTTAAACTTGGTCATATTATTAACGAACTTTTTGAAGTATTAATCGAACAAACTCTCATTCAACCTACCTTTGTTTACGGACATCCAATTGAAATATCTCCACTTACTGCAAAGAGCCAAGATCCACGTTTTACCGAACGAGCCGAATTATTCATCAACACTAAAGAATATGCTAATATGTACACTGAGTTGAGTGATCCAATCGATCAATTAGAACGTTTCAAAGAACAATTAAACGAAAAAAATAACGGAAACGATGAAGCAAGTGATATTGATTGAGACTTTGTTGAAGCCCTTGAATATGGGTTTCCTCCTGCTGGTGGTTGCGGAATTGGGATTGACCGCATAACTATGCTTTTAACTGAAAAAGATTCAATTCGTGACGTTTTACTATTCCCTACCATGAAGAGAAAATTAAATGGAAAATAA